From Apium graveolens cultivar Ventura chromosome 9, ASM990537v1, whole genome shotgun sequence, the proteins below share one genomic window:
- the LOC141685381 gene encoding uncharacterized protein LOC141685381, whose protein sequence is MTSNPLWDEIQKMIEFVPGCITPNCPDMVSRVLRLKLEQLMTEIKSKAYFIICNGVMYVVEFQKRGLPHVHMLIWLDSAAKKNLKLNMDKYVYAEIPDPLLDPVVYAVVKEFMIHGPYSAQTTFDESGFPIYMRRRQGVVVHVRGTDLDNQWVVPNSCDLLVKEKYKLSKLEEFFLLNIVDVGARKYTYDEIPRYYVWNDGERRWTPRKRGLQIGRLYYAHYSTGEPWFLRLFLTKVCGATSFESIKTVNGVCCNTLCDGCKEYGLLDDDKEWHEVLAQTAASGLPPQIRQLFVHIIVNCRVTDLKLLWDSHWRSMVDDILLRRCERIGNSLLILNDMQLQFYALAGIDELLRSIGKSLKKFVHLSQPPGTYLNNGTNNLIIEETSYDIIEMEREHYKLLHACTEEHNSVYNAMISVAFLEGKIVLPVASSGIAATLMPGGRTTHSRFKIPIILDEFSTCNIVHDSDIAQLIKQTNLIIWDEAPMQHRQGNTNLEVEELKWFAQWVLDIGNCDVLSPQIAHISCIKN, encoded by the exons ATGACATCTAATCCACTGTGGGATGAGATTCAGAAGATGATAGAGTTTGTGCCTGGTTGTATAACTCCTAATTGTCCGGACATGGTATCCAGGGTGCTTAGATTAAAGCTTGAGCAGTTAATGACGGAAATAAAGAGTAAGGCTTACTTTATTATTTGTAATGGAG TTATGTACGTTGTGGAGTTTCAAAAACGAGGCTTGCCTCATGTCCATATGTTAATATGGCTTGATAGTGCTGCCAAGAAAAATTTAAAGTTGAATATGGATAAGTATGTTTATGCAGAGATTCCTGACCCATTATTGGATCCGGTTGTCTATGCGGTTGTCAAGGAGTTTATGATTCATGGCCC GTACAGTGCTCAGACTACTTTTGATGAAAGTGGATTTCCAATCTACATGCGGCGCAGACAAGGGGTTGTTGTTCATGTTCGTGGGACTGATTTAGATAACCAGTGGGTTGTGCCTAATAGCTGTGATCTACTGGTCAA GGAGAAATACAAGCTAAGCAAGTTGGAAGAATTTTTCTTGCTTAATATTGTGGATGTTGGTGCACGTAAGTACACATATGATGAGATACCTAGATATTATGTTTGGAATGATGGTGAGAGACGATGGACTCCTAGAAAACGAGGTTTGCAGATAGGCCGTCTCTATTATGCTCATTATAGTACGGGAGAACCTTGGTTTTTAAGATTATTTCTTACCAAAGTCTGTGGTGCTACTTCGTTTGAGTCGATTAAGACTGTAAATGGTGTTTGTTGCAATACTTTATGTGATGGCTGCAAGGAGTATGGTCTGTTGGATGATGATAAAGAATGGCATGAGGTGTTGGCTCAGACTGCTGCTAGTGGATTGCCCCCTCAGATTCGGCAGCTCTTTGTGCATATAATAGTTAATTGCAGGGTTACTGATTTGAAACTTTTATGGGATTCGCATTGGAGGAGCATGGTTGATGACATTTTGTTGAGGCGTTGTGAAAGAATTGGAAATTCCTTATTGATTCTTAATGACATGCAGTTGCAGTTCTATGCATTGGCAG GAATTGATGAGTTGCTGAGGTCTATTGGGAAATCTTTGAAAAAATTTGTTCATCTTTCGCAGCCTCCCGGTACTTATTTGAATAATGGGACCaataatttgattatagaggaAACAAGTTATGACATAATTGAGATGGAGAGGGAACACTATAAATTGTTGCATGCATGTACCGAAGAGCATAATAGTGTGTATAATGCCATGATAAGT GTTGCATTTCTGGAGGGTAAGATTGTGTTGCCTGTTGCGTCCTCTGGGATAGCGGCAACTTTAATGCCTGGAGGCCGGACTACTCACTCACGGTTCAAAATTCCAATTATTTTGGATGAGTTTTCAACTTGCAACATCGTACATGATTCTGATATTGCGCAACTGATCAAGCAAACAAATCTTATAATATGGGATGAGGCACCGATGCAGCATAG GCAAGGCAATACTAATTTGGAGGTAGAGGAGTTAAAATGGTTTGCACAATGGGTGTTGGATATAGGGAATTGTGATGTCCTTTCACCTCAGATTGCTCATATATCGTGCATTAAGAATTAG